Part of the Chelmon rostratus isolate fCheRos1 chromosome 10, fCheRos1.pri, whole genome shotgun sequence genome is shown below.
tGGTTTTACAGGATCTGCTGCACAGATTTGATGGCAAAAGCTTCAGCTACAGTTTCAAGCGAAGTGAACTGCAGTACAAATATTCAGAGAATAGAAGTGTAATGTGGGTCTACCTCATAGTGTGATTTTGATCATAGATCATAGATCATGAGCCCAGAGagcagggacacacacaaaaaaaatgagtttACAGCTATAcacttacatttacatttggtTTTCCATTAACAAAGCTGCTTGAATTTCCTTATTGGGCTAAGGACATTTGTACTTACTGTAATTTATAGATTGTATAATTTGTCTTTGGGGTCCAACTCATCCAATTGTGCATGTGAAAACTTAGACTGTGCATAGTCAAAAATCAAGGCAAATATGTCCTCTAGAGCACAGTACTCTTTTCCCCACAATGAAAACTAaggctgttttttcatttatgaAGCACAGAAGAGCCTTTGGTTTTATCTGGATGCTGCACACAGAGGCCTGAGATGGCCTTCACAACTACTGGAAAGACATGATAACTTCTGCcatgtcaaaataaaaagtcagattatatcagatgttaaaaaaatctgaGCAACATAGTGAGTGAAAATCACAAGGAGAAGAAAGCTCAAATAACTTAAtcagtttcttttctctttctccttcaaaTCAAGCCATAACAACATGAACatcacaaatatatatacagtgaaaATTTATTATATCAATATGTTGTCAtagtgaaataaataatgaatgcattaaaagtcttttacataaaacatgtcaaaatttaaaataaaaacttaataatctcagacaaaaataaaaaagtacaaCCTAAGTAGATATAACTAATTACATCAGCTCATCTCAAGTTCACAGACTTGTTCAATACATTCTGCTCTGCCAACATCTGTACCAACACACAGCGTCGCTGCGTGCTGTAAATCAGTCTATACAACACGCATGTGAACAGATGCTGTGCGCTGTATTAGACACTGCAAGGACTTTGCAGGTGTGTCACACATATGTAAATCATAAAGGTAGGATCATTTTTAGTGTGATATCATTAGCTACAGTGGCTAACAGGCAGatatcacagtgacatcatcattaGCTCTCTGTCAAAATTAGCAAAACAATCAAGCGTATCTAAGTGGACACATTATCAACTGATGTGATCCAAATCTCGCTTTTCCAGAGGGGAACGTAAAATATCACATAAGAACTCTAGctgctcagcatcaaacagcGGAACGAAGcggaacatttagcagctaaagagacgGATGAATTGATAGAGGCCAAAAACATAGCCACTGTAacagagagtgaatattggagaTGAGTGTGTGAAGTGAACACAAAAACCACTCCAAGTGACTGCTAATGTTGCACCATAACTGCTAAATATGTCACTGTTTGATCACACCTTCATCACAACAACTTTATGatcatttgtgaaaaaaaaaataaaaataaggaagtaaaaataaataattatgaCTGCTTTACATACaatggaaacacaaagaagaaccAGGAAGCAGGACTAATAGGGAGCCGGAGAGAAACCGGAACCAGGATCTGTTCCAGAAGGACACTGCCTACACAGTCACACTGGCATTTGTAACAAGGCGCATTGCTAAACATCATGTGTCCTGTGGCACACGCCATTGGTCCGGACAGGGGTGGTAAACAATGtaatattgttgtttgttttgtggacATCATGGATAATGGAGAACAGTAACAGAAAGGAACAAAGGTTCAGTGAGAGTTTCCACTGAGCTCCAAAGGCTAGTGTGACAGCAGCCAGTCCAGAGGTGCTGTCAGAGCTTCAGGTGATTCTTTTCTCCAATACGGTTTCCAGTGAGTGTGTTCTGTCGCCTGGCAACACGGTTTCCCTCCATTTCTATTTGTGACTTTCCATCGCTGTGATCCCTGCTTAGCAGAGAATTTCTTTCACTTCACATTACAACAGTCAGTATCAGTCTTTCAGACCTGCAGGGTTCAATCCAGTAAATATAAATATGCAGCTTTTcacagggtcaaaggtcacgaGTCCTTTCTCATCATCCGTTGAAGGGGACTACTAGAGGCTGAAGGAGGCCTGCTAGTTGTGTTCCGTGTGTTAATCTTCCTGCGTGACGatgaaagtttgttttttcgTCGAAGTGAaggctgtgttttctttctatAAGCCTCCCTCTTCGGGCTGTTGGGAGGCCCCAGGTGCTCCAAAAGTCTCTTCTGAAATACTGCTTGGAAATGCTGTGCCTGCAAGACAAAGATAAGAATAAGGAGTTGATTCAAGGACATGTAGCTTGGCTGAAGCAGGTGGCCCTGTGTGGGGTTTGCACTGATCAGCCAGGATGTAACACAGATTTCAACTTCATTATGGAGCTTTTGCTTCAGGTATTGAAGTCACTATTctcacattttgatttgtttcccACTATTTGTCTGTCATATTGTGTGCAGACCAATGTTTCTGACAGACTGTGTTATATTAGCACCTCACTGCACACACCTATTTCACTGGAATGACATTCTAACACCAATGCATGAATGAACACCTTTCTCAAACTATAGCAGATGTTTGCTTCTTGTGGTGGTTGTTGCCTTTTGTCAGACAGCAGTAAAGCTGGACTAAATATCCTTTACTCGGTCACTGTCAGGTGTGACAGGTGGCTGTAATTTAGTGAAGACTGTAACCCAGGACTTGGTTAAAGGAAGGCCTCCTCGTTGAGGCTGCATGCATCCTTGTCACTGAGACTTAACTCTGAGACCCAAATTGGGCTTCTCCCAAGTTGGACTGAGTCAGGCTGGCGAAGGTCCGGTCCTGACTATCGCCAGCTCCCTCTCAGATTTGGTCTctcattatttaaaaattaatttattgGCAAGGATTTCCATGGgcctgtttcaaataaaaaatttccaaatgTTGCACCCATGAGGACCTCTATCCCCCCAGCCAGGTCCAGTCACTGCTGAGGACCATGAGATGGAAAAAGCTAGTAAATGAAACTTGATTTAAGACTATCTTGTCCCACTATTCCAGAGGTGAAGAAGGAACTTTCGAACGAACGGCAGAGGTCATACCATGTCTGGCTGTGTAGTGGTGGGAGATGCTGTGGTTGTGGCTGGGTAAGCTGTGGTGTGCTGCTGGCTCTTTGGCTTAGCACAGTACAGCTCCAGATGCTGAAGTTCACAGCCAGCAGGA
Proteins encoded:
- the igf3 gene encoding insulin-like growth factor 3, with the protein product MHSSCCPAARPQTLKVLCVRMCAFYTAVCLAGWPPSAEAARLRCGSDLLSDLIFVCGDRGIYLGKGTWSGYGARPRGKGIVDQCCRPAGCELQHLELYCAKPKSQQHTTAYPATTTASPTTTQPDMAQHFQAVFQKRLLEHLGPPNSPKREAYRKKTQPSLRRKNKLSSSRRKINTRNTTSRPPSASSSPLQRMMRKDS